In the genome of Bacteroidales bacterium, the window AGATCACAACCGAACAACTTACAAGGACTTTTGCAACGAATATCTTTTCCTATTTCTGGTTTACAAAAGCCGCTCTGCCCTATTTAAAAGAAGGCAGCTCGGTCATCAACACCACGTCAGTAACAGCTTACAGGGGTAGCGGTCACCTTATGGATTATGCGTCAACTAAAGGAGCTATTGTAGCCTTCACACGCAGCCTGGCTTCAAACCTTGCACAACAAAAAATAAGGGTAAATGCGGTGGCACCCGGACCTATTTGGACTCCGCTGATCGCAGCTTCATTCGAACCTGAAAAAGTGGCAAAATTCGGTGAAAATGTACCTCTCGGGCGTGCAGGTCAGCCGGCCGAAATAGCTCCGAGTTACTTATTCCTGGCCTCGGAGGATTCTTCGTATATGACGGGACAGGTTCTGCATCCTAACGGTGGAGAAATCATCAATGGATGATAACTATTTTAGAAGCATATTGTTTTAAAATTATAAACCGTTAAAATTAACGTTATGGCAAGGACAAATGCAGTTGCAATAGAAATACAGAAATTCCTTAAAGGAATGAAATACCCGGCTGGTAAAAACGACCTGATTAAACAGGCGAAACAAAATAAAGCCGATAAAGAAGTGATTTCAAGATTGGAAGAACTAAAGGTCGAAAAATTCAAAACCCCCGCCGATGTAAGTAAGGCGATAGGAGAATAGTTTTTTGTTTGAGGTTTGATGTTTGATGTTTGTTTGCGTCAACGTCAAATCTCAAACCTCAAACTCTTCAAACTTCAAACTGTGCTAGGCGAAGTCTGTGACTTCGTCTATACGTAATTGACAGTTAATTAAAAAATTAATAAGGTTCCGTTCAGACGAAGTTGGAAACTTCGCCTAGCATTTTCGTGAAAAGATTAAAAATCAAACTTCTTCCTGTTCACAGGAATCCTTACATCCCGGATTCCTCTTTTTAGCTGTACGATAACATCGTTAGTATTCCTCAGTAACACTTCCTCATTTTTAAGCCTGTGCAGGTAGCTGAGAATATCCCTTTTCCTGGCTGGCGTAAGAAGGTTAAAGTTTTCTTCTAATCCGTTCTGCTGAAGATAATCCGCCAACACCGGGTGCATCGGGTATTCCTGCTTTTTTACAATTTCTGTATCCTGTTCGATTTCAAAATGGGCAACACTACCAACCGCCGTCTTTCCGCCCTTCATCATGATAAGATTCACGAACAACCTGTAGGGAGCGCCTTTAACCGGCACAAGCGATTTCCTGAAATCAAAGCCGTTGATTTTGCCTTTAATCCGGATATAGCCCTTTTCTTTTGGCATCCTGGCTGTAATCTCGTCAGGCACGTCAACACACCAGTTTACATCTACTTTGTATATTTCCGCACTGAATCTAATCATTGAACCGTTAAATAACCTCAAACATCAAATTTCAAACCTCAAACTTCAAACCTCAAACCATCCAAAATGCCAAACATGATCCGGTTGTTTGCTTTTATTTGATGCATCCCTGACCGTATCTCATTTTCACTCTGAACAAATTTGCCGGGAATGAGTTCATGTCTGCCGTTTTCCAGCATGGCCGACAGGCTTTCCTCTGTCACT includes:
- a CDS encoding SDR family oxidoreductase; its protein translation is MKTINVDEQQPQAQQLPGEESKMQPQPVFENTDVKSCQKLAGKVALVTGGDSGIGRAVAVLFAKEGADVAIVYLNEHADAEETKKNVEKFGRKCVTLPGDVSHEDFCNTAVDQVMAQFGRLDVLVNNAATQVESNSLLEITTEQLTRTFATNIFSYFWFTKAALPYLKEGSSVINTTSVTAYRGSGHLMDYASTKGAIVAFTRSLASNLAQQKIRVNAVAPGPIWTPLIAASFEPEKVAKFGENVPLGRAGQPAEIAPSYLFLASEDSSYMTGQVLHPNGGEIING
- a CDS encoding DUF1905 domain-containing protein, with amino-acid sequence MIRFSAEIYKVDVNWCVDVPDEITARMPKEKGYIRIKGKINGFDFRKSLVPVKGAPYRLFVNLIMMKGGKTAVGSVAHFEIEQDTEIVKKQEYPMHPVLADYLQQNGLEENFNLLTPARKRDILSYLHRLKNEEVLLRNTNDVIVQLKRGIRDVRIPVNRKKFDF
- a CDS encoding DUF2795 domain-containing protein, whose amino-acid sequence is MARTNAVAIEIQKFLKGMKYPAGKNDLIKQAKQNKADKEVISRLEELKVEKFKTPADVSKAIGE